The Roseofilum capinflatum BLCC-M114 nucleotide sequence CAGGATGTGAATGAGGTGAAGCTCTCTAATGAGTTAACCGCTCTAGCTCCAGAATACGGCGCGAAGGCAGTTTTGGCGCTCACGGTTCCCGATCCGGAAGCGCAGAGCAAATGGGCAACAAAACCTCTACCCTTGGGGTATATCGATCCGGGGTTAGGGGATGAGTATATTTCTAAACAAGAGAATTTAGCGCCGAAGTTCCTGCGGTTGGTGGATCAAACGGCGGTAGAGTTGAAAAATTTTGCGACGGGAGCCAATGAGACGGGATACCATGTGATGGGTGCAAATTGGGGCGAACAGTTTGTTTTACCCGATCGCATTATAGATGTTCGTACCGCAAAAGCAGGCGATCGCGCCGTTCACGATCCGACGCAACGATTACAAACCGCCAGAGGCATTGAAGTCGGTCATATTTTCCAGTTAGGAACCAAATATTCTCAAGCCATGAATGCCACCTTTACCAGCGAACAGGGGGAAGAATTACCCTGTTTTATGGGTTGTTATGGGGTGGGAGTCTCTCGCCTCGCTCAAGCAGCCGTGGAGCAGTCTTATGATAAGAATGGCATCATTTGGCCGGTGGCGATCGCCCCCTATACGGTGATTATCTGTGTTCCCAATATTACGGATACTAAACAGATGGAAGTCGCCGAAAAACTCTATCAAGACTTGCAGCAAGCCGGAATTGAAGTCTTACTCGATGACCGCAATGAGCGAGCCGGGGTAAAATTCAAAGATGCCGACCTGATTGGCATTCCCTATCGCTTGGTCACCGGTAGAGCCATCAAATCCGGTAAAGTGGAGTTCGTAGAACGGGCAACCCTCGCTTCTGAGGACGTGGCTCTAGACGATGTAGTTGCTGTTCTGCAAGAAAGGATTCAAACCGCTTTAAACTCCTAAAAATTGCATCAGTGGGACATTTACAAACTGGCACAGTACCATAGAGCAGGTTCATCATTAGCCCAATGAAGAATTTCCTGGACTGTGCCTACTTTTGAGCAAGGAAAGGATAAAACCCCTATTCCCTATTCCCCATTCCCCATTCCCTATCCTCTCATGGAACGCCGAGAACTAATTCAACTAACCGCCTTTATCCTTTTACCAGGGATATTATTCACCCTACTCGATGGTTTGATTTCCGGTATTTTTGCGGGTATGGTTGGGGGTGTGATGGGATTTTCTTATACTTACCCTGCCCTAGGACTTTGGGCCTTTTTGATTTATATGCCCTTTGGGGGAACAGTTACCCATGCGATCGCCAACAGTAACCCCCTACTCCACTTAGTTAAAGATTTCTTTTATGTCCCCGCCCTTCTCTCCATTCTCATTCACGATCGCGACTATCTAAAACCCTTCTGGCAAAAAATAAAACCCCTCTACCTTCCCCTATTTGCCCTAGTTTTGATTACATTCGCTCACTTTTTCTGGATTAACATCATTAGCGAAAGCTTCAATCCCACCCTAGGCAATCAAACCCTCATGGGAATTGTGGGGATTAAAACCCTATTAAGCTATATCCCTTTAATGATTTGCGCCTATTATTTGATTCATGGAAAAGAAGAATTATCCTTTTTTCTGCGGCTGCACACTGTTCTCATCTTAATGTGTTGCGCCCTAGGATTTATTCAATATTTACTCTTGACTAAAGGAATTTGTGCAGGCAGTAGACCCCTTTCTGGAGCATATTTATATCGAGCTAGTCTAGATGCTCATTGCTTTATCGGTGGAGCCGTTTTATATAACCCTAATGCCGGATTAGTTCGATTATCGGGTACGTTTGTTGCTCCTTGGCAATGGGGATGGTTCCTGATTTCTAGTGTATTTTTTCTCTTTGGTATTGATGTCAGTGATAGGGATAAAAAATGGCGGATTATTAGCGCTATAAGTACCGGACTGTTGATTATCATGGCTGTTTTTTCTGGGCAAAGAATTGCTCTAGCCTTAGTCCCCATTATTTTTATGGTTTTACAATTACTAACTACCTCTAAAAAACAACGACTACCCTTAAAATGGGGAGCCGCCATACTCGCTAGTGGCGTAATTATTCAAACTATTAATCGAGTGGAGCAAAGAGTAGATAGCTTAGTCGATCGCTGGAGAGTTTCACCTCCCCTAGACTTCATGTTAAACCAATGGCAAAGGGTGTTAAATCAACAAGAGGGACTTTGGGGAAAAGGCATTGGCGCGGCGACAAATGCAGCACGAAAGTTTGCACCGACTCAATTAATTGAAACCTTCCATGCTAAGGTGTTCTATGAAATTGGCCCTTTAGGATTGCTGGCTTTTTTTGCTGTGGTTTCGGTGCTTGTTTTTCTGACGTTTCAAGCCTATCGTTCTTTGAAAAATCAGCGCTGGCAGAAAATGGCTCTTTGTTTCTGGATTTTTGTGCTAATGGTCAGCTATTTTCCCTATTATTATCCCCTAGATGTCGATCCTGTGGCCGTCTATTATTGGTTTATTGCGGGAGTCTTACTGAAATTACCAGAGATAGAGGCTTCTTCAAAATCTCCATGATTTATAATTCTTGTCCCAACCTATACCCATTGTTTCGGTTGTCGCCGACCTAAAAATTGTTAATTGTTAATTGTTAATTGTTAAAATGCATCAACCCTTTCAGTTTTCGATACAAGCCCAATGTTCCCAAACTCAAGCCAGAGCAGCCACTTTTTTGACTCCCCACGGAATAGTGGAAACGCCTAAATTTATGCCGGTGGGAACGTTAGCGACGGTAAAAGCACTAACTCCTGCCCAACTGAAAGGGACGGGCGCTCAAATGGTTTTAGCCAATACTTATCATCTGCATCTGCAACCGGGAGAGGATTTGATTGCTCGTGCAGGAGGGTTGCATCAGTTTATGGGATGGGATGGGCCTATGTTAACTGATTCTGGTGGGTTTCAGGTTTTTAGTTTAGCTAGTTTACGGACAATTCAGGAAGAAGGGGTAAAATTTCGATCGCCCAGAGATGGACGAATTATTAATCTTACTCCAGAAAAGGCGATCGCCATCCAAAATCAGCTCGGTGCAGATGTAATCATGGCGTTTGATGAATGCCCCCCCTATCCAGCCTCCAAAGATGCCGTTCTTGCTGCCACAGAGCGCACCTATCGATGGCTAAAACGGTGCATAGCCGCCCATAATCGCCCCGATCAGGCATTATTTGGCATCGTTCAGGGGGGGGTCTATCCAGACCTGAGAACCGCCGCCGCCGAGCAATTAGTCGCCCTCGATTTGCCCGGTTATGCCATTGGTGGGGTGAGTGTGGGGGAACCGGGAGATCTGATTAACCAAATTGTGAAGGTAACTGCACCCCTTCTACCGGCAGAAAAACCCCGTTATCTGATGGGAGTGGGAACTTATAAAGAAATGGTACAGGCGATCGCCTCCGGTATCGATGTTTTTGATTGCGTCATCCCCACCCGGTTAGCTCGTCATGGAGCCGTTTTTGTGCGGGGAGAGCGCTGGAATATTAAAAACGCCCAATTTCGCGAAGACTTTGCCCCCCTCGATGCCGAGTGCCCCTGTTATACCTGTCAAAATTTTAGCCGCGCCTATTTGGGGCATTTATGGCGCTGTCGGGAATTGTTGGTGTATACGCTCCTATCGATCCACAATATTACGGAATTAGTGCGCTTTACCGAACGCATTCGGGAGGCTATTTTAGGCGATCGCTTCCTCACCGAATTTGGCCATTACCTTCCATTGTGGTAGTTGCCAGATTTAGGAACCACGCTTAGAGGATGTGCAAAGGGTGACTCAGTGGTATGCTCTTCGATGGAGCGTCGAACGCTTCCATTACACTCTCAAGTCGGGTGCTTTGCAGGTAGAAAAACTACAGTTTGATGATGTGGACTTGATTCTGATACCATTTACCCATTACCCATGACCCTTCTGCCGCGCGAAGCACTATAATTCTATACCGTGACTTACGAACCGCTCCACCATAAATATCGGCCCCAAACGTTTGCCCAGTTGGTGGGACAGGAGGCGATCGCCCAAACCCTCTCGAATGCGCTAAACCGGAATAAGATCGCCCCCGCATACCTGTTTACCGGGCCGAGGGGAACGGGAAAAACCTCTAGTGCGCGGATTTTAGCTAAGTCCCTCAATTGTATTCAGGCCCAGGGCCCCACAGCGACTCCCTGCGGTAAATGTGAGATTTGTGCCTCCATTACCAAGGGATCATCCTTGGATGTGATGGAACTTGATGCAGCGAGTCATACAGGGGTGGATAATATTCGGGAAATTATTGAGCG carries:
- the tgt gene encoding tRNA guanosine(34) transglycosylase Tgt: MHQPFQFSIQAQCSQTQARAATFLTPHGIVETPKFMPVGTLATVKALTPAQLKGTGAQMVLANTYHLHLQPGEDLIARAGGLHQFMGWDGPMLTDSGGFQVFSLASLRTIQEEGVKFRSPRDGRIINLTPEKAIAIQNQLGADVIMAFDECPPYPASKDAVLAATERTYRWLKRCIAAHNRPDQALFGIVQGGVYPDLRTAAAEQLVALDLPGYAIGGVSVGEPGDLINQIVKVTAPLLPAEKPRYLMGVGTYKEMVQAIASGIDVFDCVIPTRLARHGAVFVRGERWNIKNAQFREDFAPLDAECPCYTCQNFSRAYLGHLWRCRELLVYTLLSIHNITELVRFTERIREAILGDRFLTEFGHYLPLW